Proteins encoded by one window of bacterium:
- a CDS encoding AMP-binding protein translates to VAVVENAQQLEKFLAIRDRLPGLRGIVLMEGEADIEGVLSWDQLLALGESVPEARLEVRIAAQQPDDLATLIYTSGTTGPPKAVMLSHHNMIWTAQAVVEALFLKAEDQFISYLPLSHIAEQMISLHGPMQVGACTWFAESLEKLPENLREVRPHVFFAVPRVWEKFQAAIMAAGADSKGLKKRIAAWARRKGLEGGYAAQRGDKLPAFYGLAEKLVFSKVREKLGFDRARICACSAAPITLDTLEFFLSLGIPILEVYGMSEVTGPGTLSRPDKLRTGRAGFAFPGVEVKIADDGEILMRGPHVFLGYYKDDEATRATLDEDGWIHSGDIGDIDEDGFVKVTDRKKELIITSGGKNIAPAPIEAQFKSIPGVAAAAVIGDSRNYLTALVTLDPERLPPAARAAGSPARDIAAAAQCALFTRWIEEQVDRSVNATLSRVQQIKRIRLLPEQFTIEGGELTPTMKLKRRVVQSKYEREIEALYS, encoded by the coding sequence GTGGCCGTGGTCGAAAACGCCCAGCAGCTCGAGAAGTTCTTGGCGATCCGCGATCGCCTGCCCGGGCTCCGCGGCATCGTATTGATGGAAGGCGAGGCCGATATCGAGGGAGTGCTGAGCTGGGACCAGCTCCTGGCCTTGGGAGAGTCCGTGCCCGAGGCGCGGCTCGAGGTTCGTATCGCCGCTCAGCAACCCGACGATCTCGCCACATTGATCTACACCTCGGGAACGACCGGGCCGCCCAAAGCGGTGATGCTGTCTCACCACAACATGATCTGGACCGCCCAGGCGGTGGTCGAGGCGCTCTTCTTGAAAGCTGAAGATCAGTTCATCAGCTATTTGCCGCTCAGCCACATCGCCGAGCAGATGATCTCTTTGCACGGGCCGATGCAGGTAGGGGCCTGCACCTGGTTCGCCGAGAGCCTGGAGAAGCTTCCCGAGAATCTGCGTGAGGTTCGCCCCCATGTCTTCTTCGCCGTGCCGCGGGTCTGGGAGAAGTTCCAGGCGGCGATCATGGCGGCCGGCGCCGATTCGAAGGGCCTGAAGAAGAGGATCGCGGCCTGGGCTCGAAGGAAAGGCCTCGAAGGCGGCTACGCCGCGCAGCGCGGCGACAAGCTGCCGGCATTCTATGGACTGGCGGAGAAGCTCGTCTTTTCCAAGGTGCGCGAGAAACTGGGCTTCGATCGAGCCCGGATCTGCGCTTGCTCGGCGGCGCCGATCACGCTCGACACGCTCGAGTTCTTTCTTTCGCTCGGGATCCCGATCCTCGAGGTCTACGGCATGAGCGAGGTGACCGGACCGGGGACCCTCTCGAGACCCGACAAGCTGCGCACCGGCCGCGCGGGATTCGCATTTCCGGGAGTCGAGGTCAAGATCGCCGACGACGGCGAGATCCTGATGCGCGGGCCGCATGTGTTTCTTGGCTATTACAAGGACGATGAGGCCACCCGGGCGACGCTTGATGAGGACGGCTGGATTCACTCGGGTGACATCGGTGACATCGACGAAGACGGTTTCGTCAAAGTCACCGACCGCAAGAAGGAGCTCATCATTACCTCGGGTGGTAAGAACATCGCGCCTGCCCCGATCGAGGCTCAGTTCAAGTCGATTCCCGGCGTGGCGGCCGCGGCGGTCATTGGTGACAGCCGCAACTACCTGACCGCGCTGGTGACTTTGGATCCCGAGCGGCTGCCCCCGGCAGCCAGGGCCGCGGGAAGTCCGGCTCGCGACATTGCCGCGGCGGCCCAGTGCGCGCTCTTCACGCGCTGGATCGAAGAGCAGGTGGACAGATCCGTCAACGCCACGCTGTCTCGGGTGCAGCAGATCAAACGCATCCGGCTGCTGCCCGAGCAATTCACGATCGAGGGTGGGGAGCTGACGCCGACCATGAAGCTCAAGCGGCGCGTGGTTCAGTCGAAGTACGAGCGCGAGATCGAAGCGCTTTACTCGTGA
- a CDS encoding nucleotidyltransferase family protein, giving the protein MTLEADAVLWLRTAVATWFGPTDTGSGDQDGRHGGRPLQNGGPQDITGLNGAAVGQRLGHAPLALSEPADWPAIQRAAGRHNLEPLLFDLVERGEVSVPRETRDIWEGQYYRNQIFNHALFETLAALLAAAEENGANVIVLKGPVSIARRLRDPGLRVMVDLDLLCRQVDLAVLAEIALDLGFRAVGENATYHLAFQHPELGAGLELHFDLYEAVAERRKFLEQVINGAEVLEVDGVSFLAPSLPAEVVLQLAHLLNHDYRADLRHWLDFALACADAAPRQPEVRRLLRLSDLEPEYSEAVAITSELFEIDPGARGRKVEPEIFSGIEAGLLDLRDDRAFLAGARVHSSWWARARYAARLVVPSPGRWRALSVSEDSGVGTALFRHLSRVLRRGRTKVKRRADSAAPADSPRARLFRRRKGGRRGHNT; this is encoded by the coding sequence ATGACGCTCGAAGCCGATGCGGTTCTATGGCTGAGGACAGCGGTGGCCACGTGGTTCGGGCCAACCGATACGGGCTCTGGCGACCAAGACGGTCGACACGGGGGTCGACCGCTACAGAACGGAGGGCCGCAGGACATCACCGGCCTGAACGGCGCGGCCGTGGGACAGCGGCTCGGGCACGCCCCCCTCGCGCTCTCCGAGCCCGCGGACTGGCCGGCCATTCAGCGCGCCGCCGGTCGCCACAATCTCGAGCCGCTGCTGTTCGACCTCGTCGAACGGGGCGAGGTGTCGGTGCCGCGCGAAACCCGAGATATCTGGGAAGGCCAGTACTATCGCAATCAGATCTTCAATCACGCGCTGTTCGAGACTCTGGCCGCGCTGCTCGCGGCCGCCGAGGAGAACGGAGCGAACGTCATCGTCCTCAAGGGGCCGGTTTCGATCGCACGCCGCCTGCGAGACCCCGGTCTTCGGGTGATGGTGGATCTGGATCTGCTCTGCCGCCAGGTCGATCTTGCCGTGCTTGCCGAGATCGCCTTGGACCTGGGGTTTCGAGCCGTAGGTGAAAACGCGACCTATCATCTCGCCTTTCAGCATCCCGAGCTCGGAGCGGGCTTGGAGCTTCATTTTGATCTCTACGAGGCAGTAGCCGAGCGCCGTAAGTTCCTGGAGCAGGTGATCAACGGGGCAGAGGTCCTGGAGGTGGACGGAGTTTCTTTTCTGGCGCCGTCTCTGCCGGCCGAGGTCGTGCTTCAGTTGGCTCATTTGCTCAACCACGATTACCGGGCGGATCTTCGGCATTGGCTGGACTTCGCGCTGGCGTGTGCAGACGCCGCCCCGAGGCAGCCGGAAGTCCGCCGACTGCTTCGTCTTTCGGACCTCGAGCCCGAGTACTCTGAGGCCGTGGCGATTACGAGCGAGCTCTTCGAGATCGATCCAGGGGCTCGAGGCCGGAAGGTCGAGCCTGAGATCTTCAGTGGAATCGAGGCGGGCTTGCTGGATCTAAGGGACGATCGCGCCTTTCTAGCCGGCGCCAGGGTGCACTCGAGCTGGTGGGCTCGCGCCCGCTACGCCGCCCGGCTTGTGGTGCCGTCACCGGGTCGCTGGCGAGCTCTCTCCGTGTCGGAAGACAGCGGAGTCGGCACGGCGCTTTTCCGCCACTTGAGTCGGGTGCTCAGACGAGGGCGAACCAAGGTGAAGCGAAGAGCCGACAGCGCGGCGCCCGCGGACTCTCCGCGCGCTCGGCTCTTTCGGCGCAGAAAGGGAGGAAGAAGGGGACACAATACGTAA
- a CDS encoding NupC/NupG family nucleoside CNT transporter — translation MQFVSFLGLAVLLGIAWAISEHRSKVKLRTVAWGLGLQFLFAVIILRDDYWSFVGMAVLGTVIGVYLLSRKAEGGHWGQVAGSLVLVATIAAILARFVPAAMGWLLLATVAFLLVNARWSLVPKAQTLASTFFVAAGVGYLVSRGLNGETIFSSLSGSVAGFLNLSDYGARFLFGNLADPAYYGVDGGWKGFGFLFGFKVLPTIIFFGGFMAVLYYLGIVQKVVEAMAHFMRWTLGTSGAETLSCSANIFVGQTEAPLLIRPFLEAMTKSELLTIMVGGFATIAGGVLAGYIAFGVPAGHLIAASVMSAPAALVVGKIIYPETEHSQTAGDVSMPEIDSGSNLIEAASSGISDGLKLAVNVGAMLLGFIALIAVVDVVLNWMDSLIDGRLLHGALVTYSSGGLSPVTQEFAGYFPGSLQTLFGTLLRPLAWVMGVPWADADQVGNLLGIKLSLNEFVAYGQLGNYITEEAISERAKIISTYALCGFANFSSIGIQIGGISAIAPSRRSDLARVGLKAMIGGAIASWITATLAGILIP, via the coding sequence GTGCAATTTGTCAGCTTTCTCGGCCTTGCCGTGCTCTTGGGGATCGCATGGGCCATCTCCGAGCATCGGAGCAAGGTCAAACTGCGCACCGTAGCCTGGGGCCTGGGTCTCCAGTTTCTGTTCGCGGTCATCATCCTGCGCGACGACTACTGGAGTTTCGTGGGCATGGCGGTGCTGGGCACCGTGATCGGCGTCTATCTGTTGAGCCGCAAGGCCGAAGGCGGCCATTGGGGCCAGGTTGCCGGCTCGTTGGTGCTCGTGGCCACGATCGCGGCCATACTGGCTCGTTTCGTGCCGGCCGCCATGGGTTGGCTGCTGCTGGCGACAGTCGCCTTCCTGCTCGTCAATGCGCGCTGGAGCTTGGTTCCGAAGGCACAGACTCTGGCATCCACCTTTTTCGTAGCCGCCGGTGTCGGCTACCTGGTATCGCGGGGCCTGAACGGGGAGACGATCTTCTCGTCCTTGAGCGGCTCGGTCGCGGGTTTTCTGAACCTGTCGGACTATGGCGCCCGCTTTCTGTTCGGCAACCTGGCCGATCCCGCCTACTACGGCGTCGATGGAGGTTGGAAGGGCTTCGGCTTCCTGTTCGGCTTCAAGGTCCTGCCGACGATCATCTTCTTCGGTGGCTTCATGGCGGTGCTCTATTACCTGGGCATCGTGCAAAAGGTTGTCGAGGCGATGGCGCACTTCATGCGCTGGACCCTGGGAACCAGCGGCGCCGAAACCCTGTCCTGCTCGGCCAACATCTTTGTCGGCCAGACCGAAGCACCGCTTTTGATCCGTCCCTTCCTAGAGGCAATGACCAAGTCCGAGCTACTGACCATCATGGTCGGCGGATTCGCCACGATTGCCGGCGGTGTGCTCGCCGGCTATATCGCTTTTGGGGTGCCGGCCGGTCACTTGATCGCCGCTAGCGTCATGTCTGCCCCGGCTGCCCTGGTCGTCGGCAAGATCATCTATCCTGAAACCGAACACTCGCAGACGGCAGGCGACGTCAGTATGCCGGAGATCGACAGCGGCAGCAATCTCATTGAGGCCGCTTCGAGCGGAATCAGCGACGGTCTCAAGCTGGCGGTCAACGTCGGCGCCATGCTTCTCGGTTTCATCGCGTTGATCGCGGTCGTCGACGTGGTTCTCAACTGGATGGACTCACTCATCGACGGCCGGCTTCTGCACGGGGCGCTCGTCACTTACTCGAGCGGCGGCCTGTCGCCGGTGACCCAGGAGTTTGCGGGCTACTTCCCCGGCTCGCTGCAGACGCTCTTCGGCACGCTGCTCCGTCCGCTCGCCTGGGTCATGGGTGTGCCGTGGGCCGACGCCGATCAGGTCGGCAACCTGCTGGGCATCAAGCTCTCGCTCAACGAGTTCGTCGCCTATGGCCAACTCGGCAACTACATCACCGAGGAGGCCATCTCCGAGCGCGCCAAGATCATCTCGACCTACGCGCTCTGCGGCTTCGCCAATTTCTCCTCGATCGGTATCCAGATCGGTGGCATCTCAGCCATCGCGCCCAGCCGCCGGTCGGACCTGGCGCGAGTCGGTCTCAAAGCGATGATCGGCGGCGCGATCGCCTCCTGGATCACCGCCACCCTGGCCGGGATCCTGATCCCCTGA
- a CDS encoding ABC transporter permease, which yields MSGTAIIAKREYAARIRSKGFWISTIALPVLMAAWAILPSLILSKTKADHRLAVVDLTGTLASRLSDELAGIAERTGDRVFFDLELVEASTPHEELRDDLDRRALAQEIDAWLWIEADALEDGLVEYHAESLSNFITQSALERALSRVARRERFARAGFDATAIEELSGSIDLETVKVAADGSREGGGFAGFALAVGLFIILYTTTLIYGQQVMLGVLDEKSSRVVEVLVSSVKPIELLGGKLIGIGLIGLTQLSIWLLTAILLTAPGLLVAGSLLPEGVNLPTITVAIGVNFILLFLLGYFLYSSFYAMVGSAFNNPQEAQQLASLAVVFIVLPWIFFMPILNDPDSTLAVVTSLIPPFTPSLMMLRIATKMPPLWQILLGYALTVAACFGMMWLSARVYRVGILMYGKKPTFRELWRWIRYA from the coding sequence ATGAGCGGCACGGCGATCATCGCCAAGCGCGAATACGCGGCGCGGATCCGGAGCAAGGGCTTCTGGATCTCAACCATCGCACTGCCGGTGCTCATGGCGGCCTGGGCCATCCTGCCGTCGCTCATCCTGTCGAAGACCAAAGCCGATCATCGACTCGCCGTGGTCGATCTCACCGGAACCCTGGCATCGAGACTTTCCGATGAGCTGGCCGGAATCGCCGAGCGCACCGGAGACCGGGTCTTCTTCGACCTCGAGCTGGTCGAAGCCTCGACACCTCACGAGGAGCTTCGGGACGACCTGGACCGGCGAGCGCTCGCTCAGGAGATCGACGCCTGGCTCTGGATCGAAGCCGACGCACTCGAGGACGGCCTGGTCGAGTATCACGCCGAGAGCCTCTCGAACTTCATCACTCAGAGCGCGCTCGAGCGCGCTCTTTCACGCGTGGCCCGCCGCGAACGGTTCGCCCGAGCGGGCTTCGACGCAACGGCCATCGAAGAGCTGAGCGGCTCGATCGACCTCGAGACCGTCAAAGTGGCGGCCGATGGAAGCCGGGAAGGTGGCGGCTTCGCGGGATTCGCACTTGCGGTCGGTCTGTTCATCATCCTCTATACGACCACTCTCATCTATGGCCAGCAGGTGATGCTCGGAGTGTTGGACGAGAAGAGCTCCCGGGTGGTCGAAGTCCTGGTGTCCTCGGTCAAACCGATCGAGCTCCTCGGGGGCAAGCTCATCGGCATCGGCTTGATCGGCTTGACCCAACTCTCGATCTGGCTGCTGACCGCGATCTTGCTGACCGCACCGGGTCTGCTGGTCGCGGGCTCTTTGCTGCCGGAGGGGGTGAACCTGCCCACCATTACCGTAGCCATCGGCGTCAACTTCATCCTGCTGTTCTTGCTCGGCTATTTCCTTTACTCGTCGTTCTACGCCATGGTCGGCTCGGCCTTCAACAACCCGCAGGAAGCCCAGCAGCTGGCGAGCCTCGCCGTCGTGTTTATCGTGTTGCCCTGGATCTTCTTCATGCCGATCCTGAACGATCCGGACTCGACTCTAGCGGTGGTGACCTCATTGATCCCGCCGTTTACGCCGTCGTTGATGATGCTTCGAATCGCCACTAAGATGCCACCGCTGTGGCAGATTCTGCTCGGCTACGCGCTGACCGTGGCCGCCTGTTTCGGCATGATGTGGCTCTCGGCTCGCGTCTACCGGGTCGGCATTCTCATGTACGGCAAGAAGCCCACCTTTCGCGAGCTCTGGCGCTGGATCCGCTACGCGTAA
- a CDS encoding ATP-binding cassette domain-containing protein — translation MTNNSIELVSLRKAYGDFVAVRDLSLRIPGGAVFGLLGPNGAGKTTTIRMMMDIMAPDTGEVRFFGRPRSRADLKRVGYLPEERGLYRKMSVFDHLVFLGELHGVGKRQSGPKIEDWLARVGLAGQIRQKVEELSKGMQQKVQLVGTLLHDPEIVILDEPFSGLDPINQGLFKDVLAEYRERGKTVLFSTHVMEQAEKLCDALALISGGRVILSGGMAEIKSRYGGLAYRLVASGDLARLSAIQGIESHLVLDGYVRLLLSEEARPAEILRALVENLEVREFRSEEPSLEEIFIATVGDDKARGPDEAESGQE, via the coding sequence ATGACGAACAACTCGATCGAACTGGTGAGCCTGCGCAAGGCGTATGGTGACTTCGTCGCCGTTCGCGACCTGTCCCTGCGAATCCCCGGGGGCGCGGTCTTCGGCCTCCTGGGACCCAACGGCGCCGGTAAGACGACGACCATCCGAATGATGATGGACATCATGGCGCCGGATACCGGTGAGGTGCGCTTTTTCGGGCGCCCGCGCTCGCGCGCGGACCTCAAGCGGGTCGGTTACCTGCCCGAAGAGCGGGGCCTCTACCGCAAGATGTCGGTGTTCGATCACCTCGTGTTTCTGGGTGAGCTTCACGGCGTGGGCAAGAGACAGAGCGGACCGAAGATCGAAGACTGGCTCGCCCGGGTGGGGCTCGCCGGCCAGATCAGGCAGAAGGTGGAAGAGCTTTCCAAGGGCATGCAGCAAAAGGTCCAACTCGTCGGCACGCTTCTGCACGACCCCGAGATCGTCATCCTCGACGAGCCGTTCTCGGGCCTGGACCCTATCAACCAGGGGCTGTTCAAGGATGTCCTCGCCGAGTACCGGGAGCGCGGGAAGACCGTTCTGTTCTCCACCCACGTCATGGAGCAGGCCGAGAAGCTGTGTGATGCGCTGGCTCTCATCTCCGGCGGGCGAGTCATCCTCTCAGGGGGTATGGCCGAGATCAAGAGCCGCTACGGCGGTCTCGCCTATCGCCTGGTCGCCTCCGGAGATCTCGCCCGGCTATCCGCGATCCAGGGCATCGAAAGTCACCTGGTGCTCGACGGCTACGTCCGCCTGCTGCTCAGCGAGGAGGCCCGACCCGCCGAGATCCTGCGAGCGCTGGTCGAAAACCTGGAAGTGAGGGAGTTTCGCTCCGAGGAGCCTTCGCTCGAGGAGATCTTCATCGCCACCGTCGGTGACGACAAAGCTAGAGGTCCCGACGAGGCGGAGTCCGGCCAGGAATGA
- a CDS encoding TonB-dependent receptor, translated as MAGTVTDLGGGPVEDAEVRADGAAKGVRTDQRGRFALPVEPPVVLEVGHPGFETHRLEFDALPDRPLEIVLAPRRGVVREEIAVSANRSQGSYSPQSTAASVLTPEASAGLPSAVAELVAEVPGVSQNGQGGLFQTFSVRGVSRQRVLTLVEGMRIVSERRAGVSASFLDPLLIGSVEVVRGPSSTYWGSGALGGVVQLFPRRFSDLSVVTGYSTEGDERFVRAGYGADPDSEPGQGRWSWGISGRQAGFGKTPGGDPLLSGFEQLSATFARRWSGDRMTYDALVLASTGSDIGKASTDFPDRATTYPSEAHTLFRFAASHESGWRFEAYAHPNELETRVESLGESVSTVDNRALDWGVDFQRELRFSKRRTLRWGVDLFARHDVRSREQVRDPSGRVLVEQQTLSNASEQELGVYGAIETVIGNQGNRGSQGSKDGQGRRGVTLLAGGRLALQSQRNSGFESVDDSAITAFLGAVVPLSEGFDLTANLGTGLRFPSISERFFTGTTGRGFVTGNPDLEPEGSVSADLGLRWTGTTLFVTGSLFRSDIDDYIERIEAAPDRLTFVNLAAGEITGVEIEGAWQASDRWSLSFGGHAMDGEDDVGRTLADVPAHRLYAGWSLEGEPGRRHWRWRARWERRFDKTDIGSGEKAVPEADLVSSSLAWRWRPDLGLRLSASNLLDEEYFNSADQKVPLSAGRSVSLSMEWSPVR; from the coding sequence GTGGCCGGCACGGTCACCGACCTCGGCGGAGGTCCGGTGGAGGACGCGGAGGTACGCGCCGACGGTGCCGCCAAGGGTGTTCGCACCGACCAGCGTGGGCGCTTTGCTCTTCCGGTTGAGCCACCGGTGGTGCTGGAGGTGGGTCATCCCGGCTTCGAGACCCATCGTCTCGAGTTCGACGCGCTCCCGGATCGACCGTTGGAGATCGTCCTCGCGCCTCGCAGGGGAGTGGTGCGGGAGGAGATCGCGGTTTCGGCCAACAGGAGTCAGGGCAGCTACTCGCCCCAGAGCACCGCCGCTTCCGTTCTGACTCCCGAAGCTTCGGCCGGACTGCCGAGTGCGGTGGCCGAGTTGGTAGCCGAGGTTCCAGGCGTCTCCCAGAACGGCCAGGGCGGTTTGTTCCAGACCTTTTCGGTCCGGGGCGTTTCGCGGCAGAGGGTGCTGACCCTGGTCGAGGGCATGCGTATCGTCAGCGAGCGGCGAGCTGGGGTATCGGCATCGTTCCTCGATCCCCTGCTCATTGGATCGGTGGAGGTCGTCCGCGGACCGTCCTCCACCTACTGGGGCTCTGGAGCGCTTGGCGGAGTCGTGCAGCTGTTCCCCCGCCGTTTCTCGGATCTCTCGGTTGTGACCGGATACTCGACCGAGGGGGATGAGCGCTTCGTGCGGGCAGGATACGGCGCCGATCCGGACAGTGAGCCGGGCCAGGGAAGATGGAGCTGGGGCATCTCCGGGCGGCAGGCCGGGTTCGGCAAGACACCCGGTGGCGATCCGCTCCTCTCCGGATTCGAACAGCTATCCGCCACGTTTGCGCGCCGCTGGTCGGGCGATCGGATGACCTACGACGCGCTGGTTCTGGCGTCGACCGGGAGCGACATCGGCAAGGCCAGCACCGATTTTCCAGACCGAGCCACCACCTATCCTTCCGAGGCGCATACCCTCTTCCGTTTCGCCGCGAGTCACGAGAGCGGTTGGCGATTCGAGGCCTATGCCCATCCCAACGAGCTCGAGACCCGGGTCGAATCTCTCGGGGAGAGCGTGAGCACGGTCGACAACCGCGCCCTGGACTGGGGCGTTGATTTTCAGCGTGAGCTGCGATTCTCGAAGCGAAGGACCCTGCGTTGGGGCGTCGATCTGTTTGCTCGGCACGATGTGAGGTCGCGAGAGCAGGTGCGAGACCCGAGCGGTCGAGTCCTGGTCGAGCAGCAGACGCTGTCGAACGCCTCGGAGCAGGAGCTGGGCGTCTACGGAGCGATCGAGACCGTGATCGGGAACCAGGGTAACCGGGGCAGCCAGGGCAGCAAGGATGGTCAGGGTCGCCGGGGTGTCACCCTGCTCGCGGGCGGGCGATTGGCGCTTCAGAGCCAGCGCAATTCCGGCTTCGAGAGCGTCGATGATTCGGCGATTACGGCGTTTCTAGGCGCGGTGGTGCCGTTGTCAGAGGGCTTCGACCTGACCGCCAATCTCGGCACCGGACTGCGGTTCCCGTCGATCTCGGAGCGTTTCTTCACCGGCACGACGGGCCGTGGCTTTGTGACCGGCAATCCGGATCTCGAGCCCGAAGGCTCCGTGAGCGCCGACCTGGGATTGCGGTGGACGGGTACCACCCTCTTCGTCACGGGATCCTTGTTTCGGAGCGATATCGACGACTACATCGAGCGGATAGAGGCGGCACCGGATCGGCTCACCTTCGTGAATCTGGCCGCCGGCGAGATTACGGGCGTCGAGATCGAAGGCGCATGGCAAGCCTCGGACCGTTGGAGTCTGTCCTTCGGGGGCCACGCCATGGACGGCGAAGACGACGTGGGCCGGACCCTCGCCGATGTTCCCGCCCATCGCCTCTACGCCGGCTGGAGCCTCGAGGGCGAGCCCGGGCGTCGGCACTGGCGCTGGCGTGCGCGGTGGGAACGGCGTTTCGACAAGACCGACATTGGCAGCGGAGAGAAGGCCGTTCCCGAAGCGGACCTGGTGTCTTCTTCACTTGCCTGGCGCTGGCGGCCCGATCTGGGACTTCGCCTTTCGGCGAGCAACCTCTTGGATGAGGAGTACTTCAACTCGGCCGATCAGAAGGTGCCGTTGTCCGCCGGTCGCTCGGTTTCACTGTCCATGGAGTGGAGCCCCGTGCGCTAG